In a single window of the Hoyosella subflava DQS3-9A1 genome:
- a CDS encoding MBL fold metallo-hydrolase has translation MSGQLRIEHVLTAGVFELDGGSWDVDNNIWLIGDDDDVIIIDAAHDAKPIIAGAGNRNVTAVICTHGHNDHVTVAPQLGADLHAPVLLHRGDEALWEMTHPGEKYWALHDGQRIAIAGTEIEVIHTPGHSPGSVSLHLPEAKALFSGDTLFSGGPGATGRSFSDFPTIIGSIRDKLFALPEDTRVYTGHGDGTTIGSEAPYLEEWIKRGH, from the coding sequence GTGAGCGGGCAGCTGCGCATCGAACACGTCCTGACCGCAGGTGTTTTCGAACTCGACGGTGGTTCCTGGGATGTCGACAACAACATCTGGCTCATCGGTGACGATGACGACGTCATCATTATTGACGCCGCGCATGACGCGAAACCGATCATCGCCGGTGCTGGCAATCGCAACGTCACCGCGGTGATCTGTACTCACGGCCACAATGACCACGTCACTGTGGCCCCGCAGCTCGGGGCGGACTTGCACGCGCCGGTCCTGCTACATCGCGGAGACGAGGCGCTCTGGGAGATGACGCATCCGGGCGAGAAGTACTGGGCGCTGCACGACGGCCAGCGGATCGCGATCGCCGGGACTGAAATCGAGGTCATCCACACTCCCGGGCACTCACCAGGTTCGGTGTCTCTGCATCTCCCGGAAGCGAAAGCCCTCTTCTCGGGCGACACCCTCTTCTCCGGAGGCCCCGGCGCGACGGGTCGGTCCTTCTCTGACTTCCCGACCATCATCGGCTCCATCCGCGACAAGCTCTTCGCTCTGCCCGAAGACACCCGCGTCTACACCGGGCATGGGGACGGCACGACCATCGGCTCCGAAGCTCCCTACCTGGAGGAATGGATCAAACGAGGCCACTGA